One segment of Carya illinoinensis cultivar Pawnee chromosome 1, C.illinoinensisPawnee_v1, whole genome shotgun sequence DNA contains the following:
- the LOC122303817 gene encoding LOB domain-containing protein 12-like, with amino-acid sequence MGGNSPCASCKLLRRRCAKDCIFAPYFPSDDPHKFAIVHKVFGASNVGKMLQELPIHQRADAVSSLVYEANARVRDPVYGCVGAISYLQNEVSQLQMQLAVAQAEILCIQMQQEPVMPTPQGPDDKSHFLHDNLPQYLNFASSSNVIQDSFQREHIWT; translated from the exons ATGGGTGGGAATTCGCCATGCGCTTCCTGCAAGTTGCTAAGGCGCCGGTGCGCCAAAGACTGCATTTTTGCCCCTTACTTCCCCTCCGATGACCCCCACAAGTTTGCCATTGTTCACAAGGTCTTTGGTGCTAGCAACGTTGGAAAAATGTtgcag GAGCTTCCGATTCACCAGAGAGCGGACGCAGTGAGCAGTTTAGTTTACGAGGCGAACGCAAGAGTGAGAGACCCTGTTTATGGGTGCGTTGGAGCCATATCTTACCTGCAAAACGAGGTCTCTCAGCTTCAAATGCAGCTAGCAGTGGCTCAAGCAGAGATACTGTGCATCCAGATGCAGCAAGAGCCAGTGATGCCAACCCCGCAAGGTCCAGATGACAAATCGCACTTTCTCCACGATAACCTCCCTCAGTACCTTAATTTTGCCTCATCTAGCAATGTAATTCAGGACTCTTTCCAAAGAGAGCATATTTGGACATGA